The nucleotide window CGAGGAACAGCTCAGGTTCTCCTACACCGCGCACGGGGGTGAGCGGAGCGGACGCCAGGTGGAGCCGCACCGTCTGGTGTCACTGGGCCGCCGGTGGTACCTCGTGGCGTACGACCTCACCCGGCACGACTGGCGCAGCTTCCGGCTGGACCGGGTGACCGAACCCCGCAGCACCGGGACGCGTTTTCGCCCGCGCCAACTCCCGGCGGACGACGCCGCGGCGTTCGTCCGGGCCGGGATCGACAACCGCTCGGTCGCGACAGCTGTCGAGGTGCTCGTCCACGCGCCGGCCGACAGCGTCCGCGCGAAGGTCGGCCAGTGGGCGACCGTGGAGCAGCTCGGCAGCGAGAACGGCGAGAACGGCGAGAACGGTGAGCAGCGGTGCCGGCTGCTCATGACCGTCGACTCGCTGGAGTGGGTGTTGCTGACCGTCGGCGCGGTGGGCGCGGAGTTCGAGGTCGTCAGCCCGCCCGAGCTCACCGAGCGGGTACGCGAGTGGTCGGCGCGGTTCGGCCGGGCCGTGGCCGCCGGAGACGCTGCGCCCCCCGGACCTCGATCACGTTCATAAGAGAGCCCACCGCCTTGACGATCAACGTCCGGCGAGGGACAGTGTCGTCGTCGAGTTAATCGATTAACGGGCGGAGATTCATGGGTACTCGAGTGACACTGCGGTCGGTTGCCGACGCGGCCGGCGTCTCGACGGCAGCCGTCTCCTACGCCTTCAGCCGTCCGGACCGGGTGTCGTCGCAGACGCGGGCCCGAATCCTGGCGGTGGCGCGGGAGCTGGGCTACGCCGGACCCGATGCCGCCGGACGGTCGCTGCGGACCGGCCGGGCCAATGCGATCGGCGTCATCCTGACGACCGGGCTGACGTACGCCTTCACCGACCCTTACGTCCTCGGCCTGCTCGACGGCCTCGCGGAGACGCTGGCGCACAGCCGGACCAGTCTGGTGCTCATCCCCTTCGCGCCGGTCGTGGCCGGCCTCACCGATGCCGAGGTCGACGAATCACTCGACGCCGTACGCCGCGCGGTCATCGATGGCGCGGTGGCCGACGGGCTCACCGACGGCCATCCCGCAGTGCGGGCCCTGGCCGAGCGATCGCTGCCCCTGGTCCTTTCCTACGAGGCCGCGGGCACCCGATGTGTGCTGATCGACGACCAGAAGGCAGGGCGCGCGATCGCGCACCACCTGTCCGGCCTCGGCCACCGCGACATCGCCATGGTGGTCGCCTCGCCGGCCGAGCCCGGCCGCAGGGTCCGCGCGGTGGACGAGGCGGCACTCTGTCCCTACTCGCGCAACCGGCTGACCGGCGTACGGGATGCCCTGCCCGCGGGCGCCCGGCTGCGCGTCTTCAGCGGGGGCAGCAACACCACGACCTCCGGTCACGCTGCGACGACAGCGATCCTGGCGGGCTCGGATCACCCCACAGCGATCGTCGCCGACAGCGACGTACTCGCTGCTGCCGCCGCCGAGATCGCCCGCAGCCAGGGGCTCCGCATCGGACACGACCTGTCGATCACCGGGTTCGACGACGTGCCGGTGGCGGCCTCCGCCGGGCTGACCACCGTCCGCCAACCCATCCGGGAGAAGGGGCGGTGGATGGCCCGCATGCTGCTCGACCCGGAGGGGACCCCGGCCCGGGTGACCCTGCCGACCGAGCTCGTCGTCCGCGCCAGCACCGGTCCCGTACCGCGGCGCCGAGCCGAAAGGAAACCGACATGACCAGCCGACCACCCGCGCCGGGGGGCCTCGCCTACCCGGCCGTGCCCTGGCCCGTGGATGCACTGGATCTGGACGCCTACCTCCGGCGGATCGACCACCGCGGACCGATCGCACCGGACGGGGCGACCCTGCGCCGCCTGCACCGGGCGCACGTCGCCGCCATCGCGTTCGAGAACCTGGACCTGATGCTCGGCCGCGGCCTCGACGTCGAGCTCACACAGGTACAGGACAAACTCGTCCACGCCGGCCGTGGCGGCTACTGCTACGAACACGGCACTCTCTTCGGCGCGGTGCTCCAGCGCATCGGTTACCGGGTGGACAGGCTGCTCGCCCGCACCGGCGATCCGCTCGAGAAGCCCCGCCCCCGCTCGCACCTGGTCCTCCGCGTCGACGACGGCGACGAAGTGTGGCTGGCCGACGTGGGTTTCGGCTCGGGTCTCCTCGAGCCGCTGCCGCTGACCGAGGGTGAACCCCAGCAGCAGGGCGCATGGCAGTACCGGCTTCGTCGCGGCGCGGAAGGTGCCTGGCGGCTCCAGGAGCGGGTCACCGAGGTCGTCGACACCTGGACCACCATCCTGACCTTCACCGAAGAGCCGCAGTACCCGGTCGACATCGAGGTCGCCAACCACAACACCGCGACCAGCCCGCTGTCCCCGTTCACCCAGCAGAGCATCGTCGTCCGCAAGGACGAGCTCTCGGTGCGCCGGCTCGTTGGCCGTGACTACACCGAGGACCGTCCGGGCTCCGGCACGCACACCCGGTCCATGACCGACGAGGAGTACGCCACCACCCTGGTCGCCGATCTCGGCGTCGCCCTCGACGCGAACGAGATCCGGGCCCTCCTGACCACCCTCCCCCCGCCGATCGGGACTCGCCTCACTTCCCCCGACCTGGACCTGCGGTCCCCGACAGGAGGGCACCATGCCTGACGCTTCCACGCCCTACGTTCTGGTCGTCGTCACCGCCAGCGTCCGCCCGGACCGCATCGGCCACACGGTGACCCGATGGTTCCTCCGGCACCTGTCCGGACTCACCTGCGCGACCGTCGACCACATCGACCTCGCCACACTGGACCTCCCCGGCCGCCTCGACGGCGGCGGAGACACCGATGAGTTCACCAAGCGGATCGACCGTGCCGACGCCTTCGTCCTCGTCACGCCGGAGTACAACCACGGTTACCCGGGGCCGCTGAAGACCGCGATCGACACCCCGTACGAACAATGGCGCGCGAAGCCACTCGGCTTCGTCTCCTACGGAGGCGCCTCCGGCGGCCTGCGCGCGGTGGAGCAGCTGCGCAATGTCATGGCCGAACTGCATGTCACCACCATGCGGACCGGCGTCATGATTCCCAATGTCCACGACGCCTTCGACGAGCACGGTGAGCCACGCCGGCCCGAGCACCTGGAGGCAGCGCTGGCAGAGATGGTGTGCCAGCTGAACTGGTGGGCCCCCGCTCTCAACCGGGCAAGGGCCCACCAGCCGTACGCGTGCTGAACGCCGGTCAGCCGGTCGGCAGGACGTGGCAGCCTGAGGTCACGGGCTGATCCGCACCACCTGGGGGTCGTGGTCACTCACCTGGTCGGCGAACTCCGCGTTGACGTGGACGATGTCGTAGTCACGCACCCGGCCGGAGAAGCCGGCCGACCGGTTGCCGATCAGCGCCGGGCTCACCAGGATCTGGTCGAGCACCTGGGAGTTGCCCTCGAAGACGTACGAGTAACGCTGGGCCGGCGGCAGCAGGGTGGGCAGGCTCACCAGTGTCCGGCCCTCCTGCAGGATCTGGCTCGTACGCGAGAACTCGAAATCGTTCAGGTCCCCGACGACGACCACTTCGGCGTCGGGCTGGACAGCGCGGATCTGTGCCACGAAGTCGTGCACGAGCCGGGCCTGGGCGTGCCGCTGGGTCTCCGACGAACGCGCCGGCGGCTGCCAGCGCCCGAGCAGGGGTTCGTCGCCGCCCTTGGAGTTGAAGTGGTTGGCGATGACGAAGAACGTGCGCCCGCGGTAGGCGAACTCACCGGCCAACGGCTTGCGCGAGTCCTCCCACGCATCGTCGGTGGGTGCGATCCGGCCGGGGGACATCGTGAGGGCCGCCTGCCCGTCGGGCTGCCGGGTCACGTCCGTGGCGGTGGTGGCGTCACCGCCGGACCGGTCGACGAACGACACCCCGCGGTCGGTGCGGAACAGGAAAGCCACCCGGATGTTGCCGGTCGGCTGACCGCCGTCGGCCAGGTTGACCGGCGAGATCTGCCGCCACTGGTACGCGGGGCCGCCGGCCGCCGCGATCGCGTCGGTCAGCATCCGCAGGGTCCTGTCCGCCGACACCACGCCGTCCGACTCACAGGTGGCCGAAGGTCCGTTGGGGCACTCCGGACCGGTGTCGTCCTGGACCTCCTCCAGCGCAACGACGTCTGGTGCGGCGAGGTTGTGCACGATCGTCTCGGCCAGCCGGTCGAACTTCACCTGCGGGTCGGTCGGATCGAGGTTCTCCACGTTGAAGGTCGCGATCGCCACCTCGTTGCGCGCCGGTGCCTGCGTGACCTCCTTGGTCAGCCCGCCGGAGCGGACCGTCGGCACCGAGGTGGGGTAGATGCGGAACGTGCCGTAGTCGTAGGAGAGCGGGCCGCTCACCGCACCGGTCAACGTGTCGCCGACGTTGGCGGCCGGCATCTGCTGGTAGATGATCTCGTCGTCGACGGTGAGCCGCGCGGTGTTGGGTGTGTCGTAGGAGGCGTAGCGAACGCCGCCGGAACGCGTGGGCAGGGCACCG belongs to Actinopolymorpha sp. NPDC004070 and includes:
- a CDS encoding YafY family protein; this encodes MANTSSRTLRLLSLLQTHRYWPGQELADRLGVSVRTLRRDVDRLRELGYPVDANRGVDGGYQLAAGAALPPLVIDDEEAVAVAIGLRVATQGAIAGIEESSVRALTKIIQVMPPRLRRRVDTLRTVTVPAAWTGGPTVDADVLTTLAQACRDEEQLRFSYTAHGGERSGRQVEPHRLVSLGRRWYLVAYDLTRHDWRSFRLDRVTEPRSTGTRFRPRQLPADDAAAFVRAGIDNRSVATAVEVLVHAPADSVRAKVGQWATVEQLGSENGENGENGEQRCRLLMTVDSLEWVLLTVGAVGAEFEVVSPPELTERVREWSARFGRAVAAGDAAPPGPRSRS
- a CDS encoding LacI family DNA-binding transcriptional regulator encodes the protein MGTRVTLRSVADAAGVSTAAVSYAFSRPDRVSSQTRARILAVARELGYAGPDAAGRSLRTGRANAIGVILTTGLTYAFTDPYVLGLLDGLAETLAHSRTSLVLIPFAPVVAGLTDAEVDESLDAVRRAVIDGAVADGLTDGHPAVRALAERSLPLVLSYEAAGTRCVLIDDQKAGRAIAHHLSGLGHRDIAMVVASPAEPGRRVRAVDEAALCPYSRNRLTGVRDALPAGARLRVFSGGSNTTTSGHAATTAILAGSDHPTAIVADSDVLAAAAAEIARSQGLRIGHDLSITGFDDVPVAASAGLTTVRQPIREKGRWMARMLLDPEGTPARVTLPTELVVRASTGPVPRRRAERKPT
- a CDS encoding arylamine N-acetyltransferase, whose protein sequence is MTSRPPAPGGLAYPAVPWPVDALDLDAYLRRIDHRGPIAPDGATLRRLHRAHVAAIAFENLDLMLGRGLDVELTQVQDKLVHAGRGGYCYEHGTLFGAVLQRIGYRVDRLLARTGDPLEKPRPRSHLVLRVDDGDEVWLADVGFGSGLLEPLPLTEGEPQQQGAWQYRLRRGAEGAWRLQERVTEVVDTWTTILTFTEEPQYPVDIEVANHNTATSPLSPFTQQSIVVRKDELSVRRLVGRDYTEDRPGSGTHTRSMTDEEYATTLVADLGVALDANEIRALLTTLPPPIGTRLTSPDLDLRSPTGGHHA
- a CDS encoding NAD(P)H-dependent oxidoreductase; translation: MPDASTPYVLVVVTASVRPDRIGHTVTRWFLRHLSGLTCATVDHIDLATLDLPGRLDGGGDTDEFTKRIDRADAFVLVTPEYNHGYPGPLKTAIDTPYEQWRAKPLGFVSYGGASGGLRAVEQLRNVMAELHVTTMRTGVMIPNVHDAFDEHGEPRRPEHLEAALAEMVCQLNWWAPALNRARAHQPYAC